A single genomic interval of Lathyrus oleraceus cultivar Zhongwan6 chromosome 7, CAAS_Psat_ZW6_1.0, whole genome shotgun sequence harbors:
- the LOC127103913 gene encoding uncharacterized protein LOC127103913, protein MEYLHEPPILMPPVPGKPLIMYLTFLEGSMECVLGQHDETGIKEHVIYYLSKKFTDHESRYSMLEKTSYALAWDAKRLRQYMLTHTTLLISKMDPVKYIFEKPALTGIVARWQMALTVYDIQHVTKKAIKGSVLFDYLVQHPLEDYQSMCFEFPYEDIMLIRDCNIPSPEEGPDPGSRWTLVLDGASNAHDNGIGAVITSPTGFHLPFTARLCFECTKNMEEYEACIFDIEAVVDLKIKNLEVYGDSALVISQVKGDCDTRDHKLIPYKEHVLLLVPYFHEIIFHHIPREKNQLADALETLASMFKVKWKNEAPPFHLNYLDEPVYCLVAEAEVDGYPWFYDIMRFLECQEYPKDASITDKKYLQKLSSKLSLSGWAMYKRNYDSVSLRCMNKQETNQIIMEIHEGSFGMHASKHTTVKKILRVSYYWMTMEVDCHRHVQTCHKCQIYTDKIHVPPMPLNVLTST, encoded by the coding sequence ATGGAGTATTTGCATGAACCTCCTATTTTAATGCCTCCTGTACCCGGAAAGCCATTGATCATGTACCTCACTTTCCTTGAGGGATCCATGGAATGCGTCCTTGGCCAACATGACGAAACTGGTATAAAGGAGCATGTTATATACTACTTAAGTAAAAAGTTCACTGATCACGAAAGTAGGTattcaatgcttgaaaagactaGTTATGCATTAGCTTGGGATGCCAAACGCTTAAGACAATACATGCTCACTCATACAACATTGTTGATCTCTAAGATGGACCCCgtcaagtacatctttgagaagcctgctctaaccgGTATAGTAGCCCGATGGCAAATGGCGTTAACCGTGTACGACATCCAACATGTAACTaaaaaggccatcaaagggagtgtattgttCGACTATCTTGTACAACATCCCTTGGAGGACTACCAATCTATGTGTTTTGAATTTCCCTATGAAGATATCATGTTGATTAGGGATTGCAACATCCCCAGCCCTGAGGAAGGACCCGATCCTGGATCCCGATGGACCTTGGTTTTGGATGGAGCTTCTAACGCTCACGACAATGGCATTGGAGCAGTTATCACCTCCCCAACTGGTTTTCACCTCCCCTTCACCGCAAGGTTGTGTTTTGAATGTACAAAAAATATGGAggagtacgaggcttgtatcttcGATATTGAAGCTGTAGTTGATCTTAAGATCAAAAATCTTGAAGTCtacggagattcagccttggtgaTCAGCCAAGTCAAGGGAGATTGTGACACTAGAGATCACAAGCTCATTCCTTACAAGGAGCATGTCTTATTACTAGTCCCCTACTTTCATGAGATCATATTCCATCACATCCCTCGAGAGAAGAATCAGCTAGCCGACGCATTGGAAACTTTGGcatccatgtttaaggtcaagtggaagaatgaagcaccacCCTTTCACCTCAACTACTTGGACGAGCCTGTTTATTGTTTGGTGGCTGAAGCGGAAGTCGATGGTTATCCTTGGTTCTATGATATCATGAGATTCCTAGAATGCCAAGAATACCCTAAGGACGCATCCATTACCGACAAGAAGTACCTTCAGAAACTGTCTTCCAAATTATCCTTAAGTGGATGGGCAATGTATAAGAGAAATTATGATTCGGTTTCGCTAAGATGTATGAACAAGCAAGAAACAAACCAAATCATAATGGAAAtccatgaaggctcctttgggATGCATGCCAGCAAACACACTACGGTGAAGAAAATTTTGAGGGTCagttattattggatgactatggaggtTGACTGTCACCGCCACGTCCAAACATgccataaatgccaaatttaCACCGACAAGATCCATGTTCCGCCAATGCCGCTCAATGTATTGACATCTACTTAG